In the genome of Kitasatospora cathayae, one region contains:
- the nuoH gene encoding NADH-quinone oxidoreductase subunit NuoH has translation MTTPQPYETLHFFGQDPWWLVLLKAVFCFAFLVLTVLVAIVWERKVVAWMQLRIGPNRHGPWGLLQSLADGVKLALKEDLVVKGSDKVVYVLAPIVCAIPAFMAFAVIPFGPAGDEVSIFGTRTPLQLTDFPVALLYVLATASVGIYGIVLAGWSSGSTYPLLGGLRSSAQMISYEIAMGLSFAAVFIYSGSMSTSEIVAHQQPTWFAALLPVSFIVYIIAMVGETNRAPFDLPEAEGELVGGFNTEYSSLKFAMFMLAEYVNMVTVSAVASTLFLGGWRAPWPVSTFWAGANHGWWPMLWITLKIQLLLFFFIWLRGTLPRFRYDQFMKLGWKVLIPVSLVWLVLIASVRALRNEGYGFGEVVLYVGAPVGAVLLLALVRDFLRKQPEEAATAENGPDQAGEFDPMAGGYPVPPMPGQVLPPVPRRPSRAPKQLQDALNGADHSEGS, from the coding sequence ATGACGACTCCGCAGCCGTACGAGACGCTCCACTTCTTCGGCCAGGACCCGTGGTGGCTGGTGCTGCTGAAGGCGGTGTTCTGCTTCGCGTTCCTGGTGCTGACGGTGCTGGTCGCGATCGTCTGGGAGCGCAAGGTGGTGGCCTGGATGCAGTTGCGCATCGGGCCGAACCGGCACGGGCCGTGGGGCCTGCTGCAGTCGCTGGCGGACGGGGTGAAGCTGGCGCTGAAGGAAGACCTGGTGGTCAAGGGCTCGGACAAGGTGGTCTACGTCCTGGCCCCGATCGTCTGCGCCATCCCGGCGTTCATGGCCTTCGCGGTGATCCCGTTCGGTCCGGCCGGCGACGAGGTGTCGATCTTCGGCACCCGGACGCCGCTGCAGCTGACCGACTTCCCGGTGGCACTGCTGTACGTGCTGGCGACGGCCTCGGTGGGCATCTACGGGATCGTGCTGGCGGGTTGGTCCTCCGGTTCGACGTACCCGCTGCTGGGCGGGCTGCGCTCCTCGGCGCAGATGATCAGCTACGAGATCGCGATGGGCCTGTCCTTCGCGGCGGTGTTCATCTACTCGGGTTCGATGTCGACCTCGGAGATCGTGGCGCACCAGCAGCCGACCTGGTTCGCGGCGCTGCTGCCGGTGTCGTTCATCGTCTACATCATCGCGATGGTGGGCGAGACCAACCGGGCGCCGTTCGACCTGCCGGAGGCCGAGGGCGAGCTGGTCGGCGGGTTCAACACCGAGTACTCCTCGCTGAAGTTCGCGATGTTCATGCTGGCCGAGTACGTCAACATGGTGACGGTCTCGGCGGTGGCCTCGACCCTGTTCCTGGGCGGCTGGCGCGCTCCGTGGCCGGTGTCGACCTTCTGGGCGGGCGCCAACCACGGCTGGTGGCCGATGCTGTGGATCACGCTGAAGATCCAGCTGCTGCTGTTCTTCTTCATCTGGCTGCGCGGCACGCTGCCCCGGTTCCGCTACGACCAGTTCATGAAGCTGGGCTGGAAGGTGCTGATCCCGGTCTCGCTGGTGTGGCTGGTGCTGATCGCGAGCGTGCGGGCGCTGCGCAACGAGGGGTACGGCTTCGGCGAGGTGGTGCTGTACGTCGGCGCGCCGGTCGGCGCGGTGCTGCTGCTGGCGCTGGTGCGGGACTTCCTGCGCAAGCAGCCCGAGGAGGCCGCGACGGCTGAGAACGGGCCCGACCAGGCGGGTGAGTTCGATCCGATGGCGGGCGGCTACCCGGTGCCGCCGATGCCCGGTCAGGTGCTTCCGCCGGTGCCGCGCCGGCCCAGCCGCGCCCCGAAGCAACTCCAGGACGCCCTCAACGGGGCCGACCATTCCGAAGGGAGCTGA
- a CDS encoding NADH-quinone oxidoreductase subunit G yields the protein MTITEPTASTNDGATVELVTLTIDGVEVKVPEGTLVIRAAETIGTQIPRFCDHPLLDPAGACRQCIVEIEGQRKPVASCTVPVAEGMVVRTQLSSPVAEKAQRGVMELLLINHPLDCPVCDKGGECPLQNQAMSTGDADSRFEGMKRTYEKPVPISSQVLLDRERCVLCARCTRFSQQIAGDPFIDLVERGALQQVGTGEGDDFESYFSGNTIQICPVGALTSAAYRFRSRPFDLTSSPSVCEHCAAGCAQRTDHRRGKVLRRLAGEDPAVNEEWNCDKGRFAFRYAQLRDRLTTPLVREDGELVPVSWPEALARAAQGLRGVRTGVLTGGRVTVEDAYAYAKFARVVLGTNDVDFRARPHSGEEADFLAAAVAGRGVDVDGGGLSYERLEQAPAVLLAGFEPEEESPIVFLRLRKASRAKGLKVFSVAAFASRGLAKLRGALLPTAPGTEPEWFAALAADEPLNDDAGRAAELLRRPGAVILAGERLAAVPGALTAVLRLAHATGAELAWVPRRAGERGAVEAGALPGLLPGGRPVAAAAARAEAAAVWGVAELPSRPGRDTGQILTAAVQGDLDALLVGGVDPDDLPDPALAGEALAAAFVVSLELRPSAVTERADVVLPVAAVAEKAGTFLDWEGRVRMFEAALKPDQQMGRHLQSDLRVLAMLADALGHRLGLADVRAARLELDRFEPWRGDRAAAPAAHPGVLPRPATGQAVLAGWRLLLDEGSLQQGDPHLAGTRHRAVARVSAATAKEVGAEAAGALRLTGPAGSLVLPLEVTESVPDRTVWIPLNSTPGGAHRALGTTVGHLVTIAAAELTPVAVKGAEDARGAAGVEGVRSEGDGAEAREGEVR from the coding sequence GTGACGATCACCGAGCCGACCGCCTCCACGAACGACGGAGCCACGGTCGAACTGGTCACGCTCACCATCGACGGCGTCGAAGTGAAGGTCCCCGAGGGCACCTTGGTGATCCGGGCCGCCGAGACCATCGGCACCCAGATCCCGCGCTTCTGCGACCACCCGCTGCTGGACCCGGCCGGCGCCTGTCGGCAGTGCATCGTGGAGATCGAGGGCCAGCGCAAGCCGGTGGCCTCCTGCACCGTCCCGGTCGCCGAGGGCATGGTGGTGCGCACCCAGCTGAGCTCGCCGGTGGCCGAGAAGGCGCAGCGCGGCGTGATGGAGCTGCTGCTGATCAACCACCCGCTGGACTGCCCGGTCTGCGACAAGGGCGGCGAGTGCCCGCTGCAGAACCAGGCGATGTCCACCGGTGACGCGGACTCCCGCTTCGAGGGCATGAAGCGCACCTACGAGAAGCCGGTGCCGATCAGCAGCCAGGTGCTGCTGGACCGGGAGCGCTGCGTGCTGTGCGCGCGCTGCACCCGGTTCTCGCAGCAGATCGCCGGGGACCCGTTCATCGACCTGGTGGAGCGCGGGGCGCTGCAGCAGGTCGGCACCGGGGAGGGGGACGACTTCGAGTCGTACTTCTCCGGGAACACCATCCAGATCTGCCCGGTGGGTGCGCTGACCTCGGCGGCTTATCGTTTCCGCTCGCGCCCCTTCGACCTGACCTCCTCGCCGAGCGTGTGCGAGCACTGTGCGGCGGGCTGCGCCCAGCGCACCGACCACCGGCGGGGCAAGGTGCTGCGCCGGCTGGCGGGCGAGGACCCGGCGGTGAACGAGGAGTGGAACTGCGACAAGGGCCGGTTCGCCTTCCGCTACGCCCAGTTGCGGGACCGGCTGACGACGCCGCTGGTGCGGGAGGACGGCGAGCTGGTGCCGGTGTCCTGGCCGGAGGCGCTGGCCCGGGCGGCGCAGGGGCTGCGCGGGGTCCGTACCGGCGTGCTGACCGGCGGCCGGGTGACGGTGGAGGACGCGTACGCGTACGCGAAGTTCGCCCGGGTGGTGCTGGGCACCAACGACGTGGACTTCCGGGCCCGCCCGCACAGCGGTGAGGAGGCGGACTTCCTGGCCGCGGCGGTGGCCGGGCGCGGGGTGGACGTGGACGGCGGCGGCCTGAGCTACGAGCGGCTGGAGCAGGCTCCGGCGGTGCTGCTGGCCGGCTTCGAGCCGGAGGAGGAGTCGCCGATCGTCTTCCTGCGGCTGCGGAAGGCGAGCCGCGCGAAGGGGCTGAAGGTGTTCTCGGTGGCGGCCTTCGCCTCCCGGGGGCTGGCGAAGCTGCGCGGTGCGCTGCTGCCGACGGCTCCGGGCACCGAGCCGGAGTGGTTCGCGGCGCTGGCCGCGGACGAGCCGTTGAACGACGACGCCGGGCGGGCGGCCGAGCTGCTGCGCCGGCCGGGCGCGGTGATCCTGGCGGGCGAGCGGCTGGCGGCGGTGCCGGGTGCGCTGACGGCGGTGCTGCGGCTTGCGCACGCGACCGGGGCCGAGCTGGCCTGGGTGCCGCGCCGGGCGGGCGAGCGCGGGGCGGTGGAGGCGGGTGCGCTGCCGGGCCTGTTGCCGGGTGGCCGTCCGGTGGCCGCGGCGGCGGCGCGGGCGGAGGCGGCCGCGGTGTGGGGGGTGGCGGAGCTGCCGTCGCGTCCGGGCCGGGACACCGGCCAGATCCTGACCGCGGCGGTGCAGGGCGATCTGGACGCGCTGCTGGTCGGCGGGGTGGATCCGGACGACCTGCCGGATCCGGCGCTGGCCGGGGAGGCCTTGGCGGCGGCGTTCGTGGTGTCGCTGGAGCTGCGTCCGTCGGCGGTGACCGAGCGGGCCGACGTGGTGCTGCCGGTGGCGGCGGTGGCGGAGAAGGCGGGCACCTTCCTGGACTGGGAGGGCCGGGTGCGGATGTTCGAGGCCGCGCTCAAGCCGGACCAGCAGATGGGCCGTCACCTCCAGTCGGACCTGCGGGTGCTGGCGATGCTGGCGGACGCGCTGGGGCACCGGCTGGGCCTGGCGGATGTGCGGGCGGCCCGGCTGGAGCTGGACCGCTTCGAGCCGTGGCGGGGTGACCGGGCGGCCGCTCCGGCGGCGCACCCGGGTGTGCTGCCGCGGCCGGCCACGGGCCAGGCGGTGCTGGCGGGTTGGCGCCTGCTGCTGGACGAGGGCTCGCTGCAGCAGGGCGATCCGCACCTGGCGGGCACCCGGCACCGGGCGGTGGCCCGGGTCTCGGCGGCCACCGCGAAGGAGGTCGGCGCCGAGGCGGCCGGGGCGCTGCGGCTGACCGGCCCGGCCGGGTCGCTGGTCCTGCCGCTGGAGGTCACCGAGTCCGTCCCCGACCGCACGGTCTGGATCCCGCTCAACTCCACGCCGGGCGGCGCCCATCGCGCGCTCGGCACCACCGTCGGCCACCTGGTGACGATCGCCGCGGCCGAGCTCACGCCGGTCGCCGTCAAGGGCGCCGAGGACGCCAGGGGCGCAGCGGGCGTCGAGGGGGTCCGAAGCGAAGGCGACGGGGCCGAGGCCCGGGAAGGGGAGGTCCGATGA
- the nuoF gene encoding NADH-quinone oxidoreductase subunit NuoF, with product MTSAEPAEKLLTPVLSDPWDDSRPWTLATYRRHHGYEGLKAALAMPPDDVIALVKDSGLRGRGGAGFPTGMKWQFIPQNDGKPHYLVVNADESEPGTCKDIPLLFANPHALIEGMIIASYAIRCDHAFIYLRGEVVPVLRRLHAAVAEAYRAGLLGRDVLGSGVNLDITVHAGAGAYICGEETALLDSLEGRRGQPRLRPPFPAVAGLYACPTVVNNVESIASVPAILARGKEWFKGLGTEKSPGFTLYSLSGHVTNPGQYEAPLGITLRQLLDLSGGVRAGHRLKFWTPGGSSTPMFTDEHLDVPLDYEGVGAAGSMLGTKALQVFDETTCVVRAVTRWTEFYAHESCGKCTPCREGTYWLVQLLRRIEAGEGVEGDLEKLLDIADNINGKSFCALGDGAASPIVSSLKYFRAEYEQHLAERRCPFDPAASTVWADGPRPGHQSATEREVHA from the coding sequence ATGACCTCCGCCGAGCCGGCCGAGAAGCTGCTCACCCCCGTCCTGTCTGACCCCTGGGACGACAGCCGCCCCTGGACCCTCGCCACCTACCGCCGCCACCACGGCTACGAGGGCCTCAAGGCGGCCCTCGCCATGCCCCCGGACGACGTGATCGCCCTGGTCAAGGACTCCGGCCTGCGCGGCCGCGGCGGCGCAGGCTTCCCCACCGGGATGAAGTGGCAGTTCATCCCGCAGAACGACGGCAAGCCGCACTACCTGGTGGTCAACGCGGACGAGTCCGAGCCGGGCACCTGCAAGGACATCCCGCTGCTGTTCGCCAACCCGCACGCGCTGATCGAGGGCATGATCATCGCCTCCTACGCGATCCGCTGCGACCACGCCTTCATCTACCTGCGCGGCGAGGTCGTCCCGGTGCTGCGCCGCCTGCACGCGGCCGTCGCCGAGGCGTACCGGGCCGGGCTGCTGGGCCGCGACGTCCTCGGCTCCGGCGTGAACCTCGACATCACCGTGCACGCCGGCGCCGGCGCGTACATCTGCGGCGAGGAGACGGCGCTGCTGGACTCGCTTGAGGGCCGTCGCGGCCAGCCGAGGCTGCGGCCGCCGTTCCCGGCGGTGGCCGGCCTGTACGCCTGCCCGACGGTGGTCAACAACGTCGAGTCGATCGCCTCGGTGCCGGCGATCCTGGCCCGCGGCAAGGAGTGGTTCAAGGGCCTGGGCACCGAGAAGTCCCCCGGTTTCACGCTCTACTCGCTCTCCGGCCACGTCACCAACCCGGGCCAGTACGAGGCGCCGCTGGGCATCACCCTGCGCCAGCTGCTGGACCTCAGCGGCGGCGTCCGGGCCGGGCACCGGCTGAAGTTCTGGACCCCGGGCGGCTCCTCCACCCCGATGTTCACCGACGAGCACCTCGACGTCCCGCTGGACTACGAGGGCGTCGGCGCGGCCGGCTCGATGCTCGGCACCAAGGCGCTGCAGGTCTTCGACGAGACCACCTGCGTGGTGCGGGCGGTCACCCGCTGGACCGAGTTCTACGCCCACGAGTCCTGCGGCAAGTGCACCCCCTGCCGGGAGGGCACCTACTGGCTGGTCCAGCTGCTGCGGCGGATCGAGGCGGGCGAGGGCGTCGAGGGGGATCTGGAGAAGCTCCTCGACATCGCCGACAACATCAACGGCAAGTCCTTCTGCGCGCTGGGCGACGGCGCGGCCAGCCCGATCGTCTCCTCGCTCAAGTACTTCCGTGCCGAGTACGAGCAGCACCTGGCCGAGCGCCGCTGCCCGTTCGACCCGGCCGCCTCCACCGTCTGGGCCGACGGCCCCCGCCCCGGCCACCAGTCCGCCACCGAAAGGGAGGTGCACGCGTGA
- the nuoE gene encoding NADH-quinone oxidoreductase subunit NuoE: MTNVELGLPALPAPPYPEEVRARLAADAAELIGRYPQARSALLPLLHLVQAEEGFVSPTGIRFCAEQLDLTTAEVTAVATFYTMYRRRPAGKYHVGVCTNTLCAVLGGDQIFAELQQHLGIGNNATTEDGQISIEHIECNAACDYAPVVMVNWEFFDDQTPESARQLVDDLRAGREVRPTRGARLCGFKETARILAGFPDERPGANDESGAGGAASLAGLRLARGEALPGTGGTKVVAPRHEEPRPEEPGQEAKADGQEGTEA; encoded by the coding sequence GTGACCAACGTCGAACTCGGACTGCCGGCGCTGCCGGCCCCGCCCTACCCCGAGGAGGTGCGCGCCCGGCTGGCCGCCGACGCCGCCGAGCTGATCGGCCGCTACCCGCAGGCCCGTTCGGCGCTGCTGCCGCTGCTGCACCTGGTGCAGGCCGAGGAGGGCTTCGTCAGCCCGACCGGGATCCGGTTCTGCGCCGAGCAGTTGGACCTCACCACCGCCGAGGTCACCGCCGTCGCCACCTTCTACACGATGTACCGGCGGCGCCCCGCCGGGAAGTACCACGTCGGGGTCTGCACCAACACCCTGTGCGCGGTGCTCGGCGGCGACCAGATCTTCGCCGAGCTCCAGCAGCACCTGGGGATCGGCAACAACGCCACCACCGAGGACGGCCAGATCTCGATCGAGCACATCGAGTGCAACGCCGCCTGTGACTACGCGCCGGTGGTGATGGTCAACTGGGAGTTCTTCGACGACCAGACCCCGGAGAGCGCCCGGCAGCTGGTCGACGACCTGCGGGCCGGCCGCGAGGTGCGGCCCACCCGCGGCGCCCGGCTGTGCGGTTTCAAGGAGACCGCCCGGATCCTGGCCGGCTTCCCCGACGAGCGCCCGGGCGCCAACGACGAGTCCGGCGCCGGCGGTGCCGCCTCACTGGCCGGCCTGCGGCTGGCCCGCGGCGAGGCCCTGCCCGGCACCGGCGGCACCAAGGTCGTCGCCCCCCGCCACGAGGAGCCCCGCCCCGAGGAGCCGGGCCAGGAGGCCAAGGCCGACGGCCAGGAAGGGACCGAAGCGTGA
- a CDS encoding NADH-quinone oxidoreductase subunit D, protein MSTQHYEEADARETTEGRVFTVTGGDWGEVVEAVGRADDERIIVNMGPQHPSTHGVLRLILEIDGETVKEARCGIGYLHTGIEKNMEFRSWVQGTTFVTRMDYLTPLFNETAYCLAVEKLLGITDDVPDRASVIRVMMMELNRIASHLVCLATGGMEIGSTTLMIYGFRDRELILDVFELVTGLRMNHAYVRPGGLSQDLPPGAVDQIREAVRTFRSRMHEYDKLATGNPVFKARLVDVGFLDLPGCLALGATGPILRATGLPHDLRKTDPYCGYQDYDFEVATADSADSYGRFLIRLEEMKQSLRIVEQCLDRLRPGPVMVADKKIAWPAQLAVGPDGMGNSLDHIRKIMGTSMEALIHHFKLVTEGFRVPVGQAYAAVESPKGELGVHVVSDGGTRPYRVHFRDPSFTNLQTMAAMCEGGQVADVIVAVAGIDPVMGGVDR, encoded by the coding sequence ATGAGTACTCAGCACTACGAGGAAGCAGACGCCCGCGAGACCACCGAGGGCCGGGTCTTCACCGTCACCGGCGGCGACTGGGGCGAAGTGGTCGAGGCGGTCGGCCGGGCCGACGACGAACGCATCATCGTCAACATGGGCCCCCAGCACCCGTCCACCCACGGCGTGCTGCGGCTGATCCTGGAGATCGACGGCGAGACGGTGAAGGAGGCCCGCTGCGGCATCGGCTACCTCCACACCGGCATCGAGAAGAACATGGAGTTCCGCAGCTGGGTCCAGGGCACCACCTTCGTGACCCGGATGGACTACCTGACCCCGCTGTTCAACGAGACCGCCTACTGCCTGGCGGTCGAGAAGCTGCTCGGCATCACCGACGACGTCCCGGACCGGGCCAGCGTCATCCGGGTGATGATGATGGAGCTCAACCGGATCGCCTCGCACCTGGTCTGCCTGGCCACCGGCGGCATGGAGATCGGCTCCACCACCCTGATGATCTACGGCTTCCGGGACCGCGAGCTGATCCTGGACGTCTTCGAGCTGGTCACCGGCCTGCGCATGAACCACGCGTACGTGCGCCCCGGCGGCCTTTCCCAGGACCTGCCCCCGGGCGCGGTGGACCAGATCCGCGAGGCGGTCCGCACCTTCCGCTCCCGGATGCACGAGTACGACAAACTGGCCACCGGCAACCCGGTGTTCAAGGCCCGCCTGGTCGACGTCGGCTTCCTGGACCTGCCCGGCTGCCTGGCCCTCGGCGCGACCGGCCCGATCCTGCGCGCCACCGGCCTGCCGCACGACCTGCGCAAGACCGACCCGTACTGCGGCTACCAGGACTACGACTTCGAGGTCGCCACCGCGGACAGTGCCGACTCCTACGGCCGCTTCCTGATCCGCCTGGAGGAGATGAAGCAGTCGCTGCGGATCGTCGAGCAGTGCCTGGACCGGCTGCGCCCGGGCCCGGTCATGGTGGCCGACAAGAAGATCGCCTGGCCCGCCCAACTGGCCGTCGGGCCGGACGGCATGGGCAACTCGCTCGACCACATCCGCAAGATCATGGGCACCTCGATGGAGGCCCTGATCCACCACTTCAAGCTGGTCACCGAGGGCTTCCGGGTCCCGGTCGGCCAGGCGTACGCGGCGGTCGAGTCGCCCAAGGGCGAGCTGGGCGTGCACGTGGTCAGCGACGGCGGGACGCGCCCGTACCGGGTCCACTTCCGGGATCCGTCGTTCACCAATCTGCAGACGATGGCGGCGATGTGCGAGGGCGGCCAGGTGGCCGACGTGATCGTCGCGGTGGCCGGGATCGACCCGGTGATGGGAGGCGTGGACCGGTGA
- a CDS encoding NADH-quinone oxidoreductase subunit C — MNEHAPETRREQPVREIPVEVVGRRQGMFGTRGTGDTSGFGGLAAPIVLPGPSERPYGGWFDEVADEFEGALEEQGLDPAEVIEKTVVDRGELTFHLDRAHLLKAVRILRDDPALRFELCLGVSGVHYPGDKGRELHAVYHLRSITHGRLIRLEVTAPDADPRIPSVVSVYPTNDWHEREAYDFFGLVFEGHPALTRIMMPDDWLGHPQRKDYPLGGIPVEYKGAQIPAPDQRRSYS; from the coding sequence ATGAACGAGCATGCACCCGAGACCCGCCGCGAGCAGCCGGTGCGCGAGATCCCGGTCGAGGTGGTCGGCCGCCGCCAGGGCATGTTCGGCACCCGGGGCACCGGCGACACCTCCGGCTTCGGCGGCCTGGCCGCCCCGATCGTGCTGCCCGGTCCGAGCGAACGCCCGTACGGCGGCTGGTTCGACGAGGTCGCCGACGAGTTCGAGGGCGCCCTGGAGGAGCAGGGCCTGGACCCGGCCGAGGTGATCGAGAAGACCGTGGTCGACCGCGGCGAGCTGACCTTCCACCTCGACCGTGCCCACCTCCTGAAGGCCGTGCGCATCCTGCGCGACGACCCGGCGCTGCGCTTCGAACTGTGCCTGGGGGTCAGCGGCGTGCACTACCCCGGTGACAAGGGCCGCGAGCTGCACGCGGTCTACCACCTGCGCTCGATCACCCACGGCCGGCTGATCCGGCTGGAGGTCACCGCGCCGGACGCCGACCCGCGCATCCCCTCGGTGGTCAGCGTCTACCCGACCAACGACTGGCACGAGCGCGAGGCCTACGACTTCTTCGGCCTGGTCTTCGAGGGCCACCCGGCGCTCACCCGGATCATGATGCCGGACGACTGGCTGGGCCACCCGCAGCGCAAGGACTACCCGCTCGGCGGCATCCCCGTCGAGTACAAGGGCGCCCAGATCCCGGCACCCGACCAGCGGAGGTCGTACAGCTGA
- a CDS encoding NuoB/complex I 20 kDa subunit family protein, with product MGIEEKLPSGFLLTTVETAAGWVRKASLFPATFGLACCAIEMMTTGAGRYDLARFGMEVFRGSPRQADLMIVAGRVSQKMAPVLRQVYDQMANPKWVISMGVCASSGGMFNNYAIVQGVDHIVPVDIYLPGCPPRPEMLMDAILKLHDKIQHEPLGVNRRRAEELGEALALKATPVSEMRGQLR from the coding sequence ATGGGAATCGAGGAGAAGCTGCCGAGCGGCTTTCTGCTCACGACCGTGGAGACGGCCGCCGGCTGGGTGCGCAAGGCGTCACTCTTCCCGGCCACCTTCGGTCTGGCCTGCTGCGCGATCGAGATGATGACCACCGGCGCCGGCCGCTACGACCTGGCCCGGTTCGGCATGGAGGTCTTCCGGGGCTCCCCCCGGCAGGCGGATCTGATGATCGTGGCGGGCCGGGTGAGCCAGAAGATGGCCCCGGTGCTGCGCCAGGTGTACGACCAGATGGCCAACCCGAAGTGGGTCATCTCGATGGGCGTCTGCGCCTCCTCCGGCGGGATGTTCAACAACTACGCGATCGTCCAGGGCGTCGACCACATCGTCCCGGTGGACATCTACCTGCCCGGTTGCCCGCCCCGCCCGGAGATGCTGATGGACGCCATCCTGAAGCTGCACGACAAGATCCAGCACGAGCCGCTGGGCGTGAACCGGCGCCGCGCCGAGGAGCTCGGCGAGGCCCTGGCCCTCAAGGCCACCCCGGTCAGCGAGATGCGGGGGCAGCTGCGATGA
- a CDS encoding NADH-quinone oxidoreductase subunit A, translated as MNAYAPILVLGAIAAAFAVGSVVMASLTGPKRYNRAKLEAYECGIEPTPQPVGGGRFPIKYYLTAMLFIVFDIEIVFLYPWAVTFDALGIFGLVEMLLFIATVFVAYAYVWRRGGLEWD; from the coding sequence ATGAATGCCTACGCGCCGATCCTCGTACTCGGTGCCATCGCGGCGGCGTTCGCGGTCGGTTCCGTCGTGATGGCCTCACTCACCGGCCCCAAGCGCTACAACCGGGCCAAGTTGGAGGCGTACGAGTGCGGCATCGAGCCGACCCCGCAGCCCGTGGGCGGCGGTCGGTTCCCGATCAAGTACTACCTGACGGCGATGCTCTTCATCGTCTTCGACATCGAGATCGTCTTCCTCTACCCCTGGGCGGTGACCTTCGACGCCCTGGGGATCTTCGGGTTGGTCGAGATGCTCCTGTTCATCGCCACCGTCTTCGTCGCCTACGCCTACGTCTGGCGACGCGGCGGCCTGGAGTGGGACTGA
- a CDS encoding response regulator gives MSSNARPIRILIADDQADVRSAFRMILDVQPDMTVVAESADGAAAVQEAKRLRPDVVLADIRMPKLDGLEVTRQLADQCKVIVVTTFDLDEYVHTALRHGAAGFLLKRSGPVLLIEAIRAAMAGDALISPQITVRLLQHMALPGSNPASGSAATGVPGPLIAGPVEELTEREREIAELVADGATNAEIGAGLFISPGTVKNHLANIQRKLGARNRVGVAAWVWEQAVGNR, from the coding sequence ATGAGCAGCAACGCAAGGCCGATTCGGATCCTGATCGCCGACGACCAGGCCGATGTCCGCAGCGCGTTCCGGATGATCCTGGACGTCCAGCCGGACATGACGGTGGTGGCCGAGTCGGCGGACGGCGCCGCAGCGGTTCAGGAAGCGAAAAGGCTGCGGCCGGACGTGGTGCTCGCAGACATCCGGATGCCGAAGCTCGACGGCCTGGAGGTCACGCGGCAGCTGGCCGACCAGTGCAAGGTGATCGTGGTGACCACCTTCGACCTGGACGAGTACGTGCACACGGCCTTGCGGCACGGTGCGGCGGGCTTCCTGCTGAAGCGTTCGGGGCCGGTACTGCTGATCGAGGCGATCCGGGCGGCGATGGCCGGGGACGCGTTGATCAGTCCACAGATCACGGTCCGGCTGCTGCAGCACATGGCGTTGCCGGGATCCAACCCGGCGTCCGGGTCGGCCGCGACAGGCGTGCCGGGCCCGTTGATAGCGGGCCCGGTGGAGGAACTGACCGAGAGAGAAAGGGAGATCGCTGAGCTGGTGGCCGACGGAGCGACCAACGCCGAGATCGGTGCCGGGCTCTTCATCTCACCGGGAACCGTGAAGAACCACCTCGCCAACATCCAGCGCAAGCTCGGCGCCCGTAACCGGGTGGGCGTCGCGGCCTGGGTGTGGGAACAGGCGGTCGGCAACCGGTAG